From a single Thermothielavioides terrestris NRRL 8126 chromosome 3, complete sequence genomic region:
- a CDS encoding glycosyltransferase family 50 protein (CAZy_ID 270183), protein MAKPSATRESAASSAPSPATPSLVASFFHHPLRLYLSAALLRVAFLLYGLWQDANSPVKYTDIDYLVFTDAARFVSRGQSPYERETYRYTPILAWLLLPTALKTGHPLLDTALFSSGKVLFAAADLVAGWLLERVLAKSKSMDAATARKYAAIWLLNPMVATISTRGSSEGLLGVLVMALLSAVMARRITLAGLLLGFGVHFKIYPFIYAPAIVWWMDQERMGSPSGGDKPRPSKEKPSWVTQLAAFITPKRLQLAAISLATFLSLNILMFFIYGPPFLQHTYLHHVTRLDHRHNFSPYNTQLYLASAAVTPAAADAAAAAAAPAPTTLHPLLRSLRVESVAFLPQLALSCALIPLALAKKDLPAAMLAQTFAFVTFNKVCTSQVSRFLFPFFPFPPSFFFSRTRVQGEMMAIMM, encoded by the exons ATGGCCAAGCCATCAGCGACACGCGAGAGCGCAGCGTCCTCGGCACCATCACCGGCGACGCCGTCTCTGGTCGCGTCCTTCTTCCACCACCCGCTCCGTCTCTACCTCTCCGCAGCGCTCCTCCGTGTCGCGTTCCTCCTGTACGGCCTCTGGCAGGATGCGAACTCTCCCGTCAAGTACACCGACATCGACTACCTCGTCTtcaccgacgccgcccgcttCGTCTCGCGCGGCCAGAGCCCCTACGAGCGGGAGACCTACCGCTACACGCCCATCCTGgcctggctgctgctgccaacAGCGCTCAAGACGGGGCATCCGCTGTTAGACACGGCCTTGTTCTCTTCCGGCAAGGTGCTgttcgctgccgccgacttGGTGGCCGGCTGGCTTCTCGAGCGTGTCCTCGCCAAGTCCAAGTCCATGGATGCTGCTACGGCGAGGAAATATGCGGCCATTTGGCTGCTTAACCCCATGGTGGCTACCATCAGCACGAGAGGCAGCTCGGAGGGCCTGCTAGGAGTGCTGGTCATGGCGCTGCTGTCTGCCGTGATGGCGAGGCGCATCACCTTGGCCGGCTTGTTGTTGGGGTTTGGGGTGCATTTCAAAATCTACCCCTTCATCTACGCGCCCGCAATTGTGTGGTGGATGGACCAAGAGAGGATGGGCAGTCCTTCGGGAGGCGACAAGCCGAGACCTTCCAAGGAGAAACCCTCATGGGTCACGCAGCTGGCGGCATTTATCACCCCCAAGAGGCTCCAGCTGGCGGCCATCAGCCTCGCCACATTCCTCAGCCTGAACATCCTCATGTTCTTCAT CTACGGCCCCCCCTTCCTGCAGCACACCTACCTCCACCACGTCACCCGCCTCGACCACCGGCACAACTTCAGCCCCTACAACACGCAGCTCTacctcgcctcggccgccgtaacccccgccgctgccgacgctgccgccgccgccgccgcacccgcgcccaccacgctccaccccctcctccgctcCCTCCGCGTCGAGTCGGTCGCCTTCCTGCCCCAGCTGGCCCTCTCGTGCGCGCTGAtcccgctcgcgctcgccaaGAAGGACCTGCCCGCCGCCATGCTGGCCCAGACCTTCGCCTTTGTCACCTTCAACAAGGTCTGCACGAGCCAGGTAAGTCGCTTCCTATTTCCttttttccccttccccccctccttttttttctccaGGACTAGAGTTCAAGGAGAGATGATGGCGATAATGATGA